The nucleotide window GAGGCCGTGCGCGATCATGACGACGCCCAGTACCAGGCGTACCAGAAGCAAGCCGAACGTGTCCGCGTCGCTCATCCTGCCCTCCCTTCCCGTGGGGGTGCGGTGGCGCCGGTTTCCCGGGTCACCGCGCACTCCTCGGCGAACGACAGCACCTTCAGGTGGTAGGCGCGGCCGGAGTGTCCCACGCCCAGGTTGTGGCCGCTGTCCGCCTGCTCACTCACCGAGACATGGGGGGCGGCGGTGAACAGCGAGGCGATCTCGGCCGGCGCCGGGGGCGGAGCGCCACACCGCCTCGTGCTCGCCCAGGGTGTACCGAACCGGTGGCGGGAAGCGGCTGGTGATGCGGGAGGCGGGGCCGCCGGGCCGAACTGGGCAGCCGAGCCGGGCGAGGGCCCACCTGCGCCACGGCCGCCCCGAGCCCCGAGCCCCGAGCCCCGAGCCCCGACAAGGCGCACACGACGTACCGACATGGCCGTTCTCTTCTTCTCTTCGTTCTCTTCTTCTCTTCTTTCTCTTCTTACGGTCCGGCGACTTCGCCACTGTGCTCGGTTCGGCCCTCGGTCGTCACGCCGCCCGGACGTAGGACCTGGCGACCGTGTACGTCATGGCTACGCTGGGCGGATGCGCCAGGTGGAGATCGGCGTCGGCGAGGAGTTCGACGAGGGCCTGCGGCTCCGGCCCGACGGGCGCCCGGAACATCCGGTGCGCCGTCTGATCCTCGACGACTGGCACGACGCGGGTCCGGGACGCATCGCGTACGCAGCCACCCGGGTGGCGGACTCCTTGCCCCTGGTCATCGGTGTGGCGACCCGGCCGCCGCCGGACGAGCTGCGCCCGCTGCTGGAGGCCCTGACCCTCACGCTGACCGGCCCTCGCGTCGACGCGGGCGCACAGCACCTGGTCCCCGTCGAGGACCCTCGCAAAGGCTTCGCCGAACTGGCCGGCATCGTCGAGCGGCGCCCGCAGGCGAGCCTCACCCTCGGCCAGCTGCTGCGCCGGACCCCGTCCCTGGGCACGCTACAGGGCCTGGCGGCGGAGGCGTCGGCGTACTCGATGCTGCTCGGCGGAACCGAGTCCACGGCCTGGCGGGCCGACCGGCGAACGCCCCGCTCCGCCGCCAAGAACGGCCCTCTCGTCCGCGTGCGTCGGAACGGCGGCACGCTGTCGATCGAGCTGGACCGCCC belongs to Streptomyces graminofaciens and includes:
- a CDS encoding enoyl-CoA hydratase/isomerase family protein, which codes for MRQVEIGVGEEFDEGLRLRPDGRPEHPVRRLILDDWHDAGPGRIAYAATRVADSLPLVIGVATRPPPDELRPLLEALTLTLTGPRVDAGAQHLVPVEDPRKGFAELAGIVERRPQASLTLGQLLRRTPSLGTLQGLAAEASAYSMLLGGTESTAWRADRRTPRSAAKNGPLVRVRRNGGTLSIELDRPQRRNVFSFRMREELFEALELAALDDTLDRVQLTGAGPVFCSGGDLAEFGTAWDLVAAYLVRLDRAPWRLIDRMRDRVTVRVQGAAVGAGVEMAAFAGRLVAAPEVFFQLPEVEMGLVPGAGGTVSVPRRIGRWRAAWMTLTGARVDAAIALEWGLVDEIDDHER